atatttagtataaacaaaaaaaatgatattaacacCCGCTCGGTCGGTCAAAATAtagttataaacttataattataAGGCACTAACGCCAACACCCTCCTTACAAAAAGGGGACTTTTTGCTGCTAACTAGTCCACCCCACCAAAAAAACAGAGCATGAGAGAATTACAAAACAGAGCACTATAAAACAGAGACCATCACACTTCTGTCCTAAACTCATCTCACTGTTTTATCGTTATCTCAGCTCTCTTCCCATCGATCTTCCACCGAGAccacaatcagagacctcgacTTTCATTTTTTAACATCTctaataatgttaaaaaaagttttttgacagctacttttatttttatttacttttatccttttatttaaaagaataaattttaaatattatattttctttttgaaaaaatctgcatatgaaataattaattctcattggttggtgaatctacGTGAACCCAATAATTTCTCTTAAAAATATGTGAGAGGCTTGGGTTCGATTATGTGCAaagttttttcaaattttcagccattttttatttattttgggtttGTGGTCTTGAAAAGCTCATGACCGACTCTGAATAGAACTATCCTttgaaaatgaatttttaaatttttttaataatttataattaaataaaaaaaattcagatgaTACATGgaaatttatcatttaaaacaaattactTCAATTTACATTTACATGTTGATTATGAGCATTGCAGCCACAATTCCTATGATAGCTCCCTTATCAATCGTTTTCCCATCTGTTCAAAGGCAAAATAACATATTCTTAGGCACAAGAGGGTCATGCTTATTGGTTATATAGAAGTAGATCACTTACCTTCGTTGGTCAGGGGAGGTGGGGACTGCAGCTGAGACGCGGGTTGAGTAGCAGGCTGAGATGCAGGTTGAAAAGCAGGCTGAGATGCAGGTTGAAAAGCAGGCTGAGATGTAGGCTGAGGCGCTAACTTAAGAGGACTAAAGGCGCCATTGTAGGGGTACATATCCAACCGGAAAAGACAATTAGGCCAATACACATAGCCGCCTTGCTCCCCACGACAGCAATCTATATAGTAATCAACACTTTGTCGTAAACAGGTCTTACAATTAGAGGGAGAGACGTCAGGGGTGCATTGCATTAACGCATATACATTTATAGAGCTTGTCAAGGCTGCTACATCAGCTGCGTAGAATCTACTGTTAGAGAATGGTACATTCTTGCCTGATGATGACAAAGCTGCGGTCACCATACGAACTGCTAATCGCTCCAAGAACCTGTCAAAATCTGTTAAGTTTGTGCTGAGATTTTCAACGTTGGCACCATAAGAAGGTGAATCTGTATCCACCGGTCTAAAAGACGGGCTGTTAGAGTAGCGTGCCATACATAGAGTTTCACCTCCACCTGACCAATAAAAAGCTGCTGCCTGGTTGGGACAGCTCTGTATTAACTGGTCAGACGCAGCCTTGATACAATCCGAACAAAACTCTTGTTTAGCGCCTGGGATGCACATCCCCAGCGCGTAGACCTGGTCAGGATACGTCCCAACCGAAACGTTGAAGAAGCCATCTTTAGCTGCCACCTCAGATGCAAGAGATGAGAGGATAAGTTGACGGTTCCTGTCAAAAGTATCACCTGGTCTAAACGTTCCAAAATTCCAAGCAAACCTGCGCAGAGACAAACAACATTACGCTCACGGGAAGAAGCCAGAGGGCCAATGAGAGGAGATTGTTTTGACCCATCTTTTTGAAGTGGACTCGAAGCAACTTGTGACGAGCCTAACTCGGGATCTGAGTGTTGCAGAaattgttggggatggattgtcaccatccacaaggcccagcgaacaggaggcccattactaCCATTCAAAGGATGACCGGCTCGGGACGGCTTCTGACGAGCCGCGACTCGGCTCGTGACCTCTATAGCTGAAGGACGAGAAGCCGATGGAAACGATCAGGCGGCTCGGGCCGAGCAGTCATCTCGACTGGGCCTTTTAGAACAAAAGGCCCATAACGAAGGGGACGAATTAGGTCAAAACcaaccgacctaggagactatataaggagttgaggacaggaaAGAAGGGCATCACCACATAGACAgacagacttgcggctagattagggtttcctttattctctttgtatctcgccgctctcttgtacttccggctaggagctcaccgagcatcgactagccggctttcttactcttgtaccctcgttattccgactctaataaaacgtctctgttcatcccactcttgagttcttctactttctgttgaccaaactcaccttaaacaattggcgcccaccgtgggggcGATCAGAGTAACGTTTCTTAGCCTAGTATGACGATTGGTGACTCGAACCCCGGCTCTTCCGGCGAAGCGAccgagcttacgcctccgccctcctcccctcttctctcgtcggacttcatgagctccgtgatggctcgcctcgcgcatcaagaagaagtccagaaaacGACGAATGAGCAGCTCGCTGCTCTCGTGGCTGCCCTCACTGCTCCCGCTGGACCGACGAACCGTTCCCAACCCGTCTGCCGGCATCTCTTCCCTCCAACGCCGGCAGAAGACCGCGCTGTGGACGAATCTGACCCTAACGGTCCTCCCGCCGTATACCCTACTCCGACGACAGCAGATCCGACGACGATTCGCGAGATCGCcgagctcaaactcagccttcAACAAATGAGCTCGCAGATCCACCAAGCGACGAGCGCAGCCCCTCAGATCGACAGCGTCATCGCCTCTACTTCGCGCTCGCCCTTCGCTAGCGAGCTAACCAGGGTCCAGCTCCGCAAAATAGAAAAGCTCCGTCTCCCCGAGTACAAACCCGGCGGCGACCCCGTCGAACATCTGACAGCCTTCAACATAGCTATGGCCAGAGCTCGCCTTTCCGACGAAGAGAAGGACGCAGGATACTGtcagctcttcgtcgaaacaCTCAACGAACAAGCGCTAACCTGGTTCTCACAGCTCAGCGAGAACTCGATTCGCAGTTTCCGAGACCTATCAGCCGTTTTCctcaagacttacatcatgTTTACCAAGCGAGCAGCAACCGCTTCCAGCCTGTGGAATATGGCGCAAACAAAAGACCAAAGCCTTAAGgactacatggaaaagttcaagacgatcgtttcccgagtcgacgtccctgatcacatcgctatcgacgctttgatgaacactctcctcgtcaactcgaagtttcgTAAGGACCTGTATTCCAACCCCACGACTTCGCTCCCCGATGCTATTGCCCGGTCTCACAATTTcatccgaatggaagaagaCACCAAGGCAATAATTCGGAAGCAGAACGCTGCCAAGCCGGTTGCAGCCAAAAGTGCGGGAGCTCGGCCAGAGCCACGCCAGCACGCGCCAGCTGATAACGGCGGCAAAAAAGGAGGTCTCCTCTACGTCGTGGACGAGAACAACGCCCCTGTCTCAACCATGGTCATGCACGATAAAAAGTGGAATGTTTATCAGCGAGAGACCGACTCTCCAGATGCGTCCCCCAGTACCCCTAGTGCTGGTGTCGTGGCTAAAGTCGATTCGGCtccaggaccgaccagaactcccatcgatctcacgaagcattgcaagtatcacgACGTGAAGGGACACGACACGACCGAGTGCAAATCTCTCTAcgcccagttcctctcctcgatcgaaagcggagactacaagatccagccgccaaaacccaaaccaaaaggagaaacagctggagcagaaacaaagacaagaaggctCAGCGCAAATCGCAAggcaaaaaccgtaaaaacgacAAACAGTCGAAGGACGCTGAGAAGGCCACCCGGGAAACCGATGATGACGACGACTCGGCGGACGACGATCAGCCTGCCAATCGCCAGCGCATTGAAGTGATCCGCGTCCAACCTCAAGGAAGGAACGAACCAGGATCCTCGTCGGACGAGGACGACGATATGAGACCCCAGACGACACTGTGGATCTTCGGTCCTTCCTCGAGCAAAAGTCTCGATCCACTACCGAGGAAACGCCAGTCTCTTCTGATCTCCGCCGACAGATCGACTCGAATCGCGCCGCGAAAGCTTCGGCACAAGACTCCTCCCAAAGGCAGTCCGCCGACAAGCCGAACTGCGATTTGCGAGACAAACTCAACGCGAAGATCGGCGACCTGCGGACAACCCTTAACCGCAAGAAAAGGGATACTGCCGAAACAAGTAGCGACCTTCGCGATGTGCTCCGCGCAAAGCGAGCACAAACTCGTCCCCGGATAAACGTCATTATGGGTGGATCACCTCCCTGCGGCGATTCAGTTAGAGCAGTCAAAGACCACCGAAGGCAAGCTACTACTTCCCAACGGTGGCCCCAGAAGCAAGTAGACGATCAGCCGATTACCTTTTCGTCTGACGATACACTCGGCGTGCACCTCCCTCACAACGATCCTTTGCTCGTCGTGCTCGCGTCGACAAGTACGACGTCACAAAAGTACTTATCGATACCGGGAGTTCGGTCGATATCATCTTTCGCGAAACCTCGTGAAGATGGGAATTGACCTCAACGACGTCAAGCCTTCTACTCGGACCCTGACAGGATTCAACGGCTCGTCAGAAGTAATCGCAGGCACGATCCGCCTCTCGGTTCACGCATGCGGAGTCACTCGGACGGTCAAATTTTCTGTGGTCGGCTCCAAAGCCCCTTACCACGTTATACTCGGCACCCCATGGCTGCACTCAATGCGAGCAATCGCATCAACGTATCATCAGTGTGTTAAGTTCCCAGGATCAGACGGATCGATCAAAACTCTGAAGGGTGATCAGCAAGCCGCGCGAGATCTCCTGATCGCCACGGTTAAAATTCAGCGCTCCCAATCACTCGTCAACTCGGTCTCTCCTCCCACGAGCAAAGTCTGCCCGCAAAAGGAGGAGGTGCTCGAAGTACCAGTCGACGAGTCGGATCCGAGCAAATCAGTCCGAGTAGGCGCATTTCTGCCCGACGAAATGCAGCAGAAGATTCTCGAGTTCCTTAAGCAAAACCTATCCACATTCGCCTGGACAATGTCTGATATGAAGGGAATCGATCCAGCTATCACGACCCACGAGCTCAATGTTGATCCCAACTTCAAACCCATCCGGcagaaagagaagaaagttggGACCAGAGCGATCCAAAGCAGTCGCAGAAGAAGTCGAGCGTCTACTCGGTGCCGGCTCAATCACTGAAGTtcgttacccggaatggctagccaacccggtggtcgtcaagaagaagaacggtaaatggcgcgtctgcgtcgattttaccgacctcaacaaagcatgtcctAAGGACAGCTACCCGTTGCCTAGCATCGATCGCCTAGTCGAATCGACGGCCGGCAACGAGATGCTGACGTTCATGGACGCCTTCTCGGGCTATAACCAGATCCTGATGCACCCAGACGACCGGGAGAAAACCGCTTTCATCACTGACCGGGGAACTTACTGTTATAAGGTGATGCCATTCGGGTTGAAAAACGCCGGGCAACCTACCAGAGGCTCGTTAACAGGATGTTCGCCGACCAGTTTGGGAAAACAATGGAAGtttatatcgacgacatgctcgtcaaatccCTCCGAGCCGACGACCACCTAGCACACTGAAGGAATGCTTCGCCATCCTAAACAAGTACGGGATGAAGTTGAATCCCGCAAAGTGCACGTTTGGCGTCTCCTCGGGCGAATTCCTTGGTTACATCGTCACGCAACGAGGAATAGAGgctaacccgaaacagatctcaGCAGTCCTGAACCTCCCCAGTCCGAGAAACTGCCGGCGAAGTTCAGAGACTAACAGGACGCATCGCCGCCCTTAATCGCTTTATCTCCCGATCTACCGACAAGTGTCTTCCTTCTATGATCTCCTCcgagggaacaagaagttcatCTGGGATGATAAATGCGAGGACGCGTTCGTTCAACTCAAGCAATACCTGACAACTCCTCCCGTCTTGGCCAAGCCGGACGTAGGAGACGTTTTGTCTCTCTATATCGCTGTCTCCTCGGCAGCCGTCAGCAGTGTCTTGATCAAGGAGTCGCGGCGAGCAGCGTCCGATTTTTTACACGAGCAGACGCATGACCGGCCCGAAACCAGATACCCAACCCTTGAGAAGCTGGCTCTGGCCGTCGTCGACTCcgcgaggaaattacgaccctacttccagtcacactctatcgaagttctgaccgaccaaccgctccgcaccgtcctgcaaaatcccaacagagccGGCCGGCTGACCAAGTGGGCAATCGAACTGAGTGAGCTTGACATTACGTACAAATGTCGAACAGCCGCcaaatctcaagtcctcgccgacttccttgtCGAGCTCACGCCAGATCTTGCACAAGACCTCGACGTCCCGAGTCCCAATTGGATTCTTCATGTCGACGGATCATCGACGAGTAAAGGATCCGGTGCTGGGTCCAGCTTCAATCGCCAACAGGAGAACTCATCCGCCAGTCTTTCAGTTTCGGCTTCCCGGCCTCTAACAACGAGGCAGAGTATGAATCGTTGATCGCCGGTCTTCGTCTCGCCCGAGCCGTCAAAGCCAAACGCTTGAGTGCTTATTGCGACTCGCAGCTCGTCGCTAGCCAGTTTAGCGGCGACTACGATGCTCGCAATGATAGAATGGATGCGTATCTCCGAGTGGTTCAGGAGCTCGCTAGGGAATTCGATTTCTTCGAACTCACCAAGGTTCCTCGCGGAGAGAACGTTTGCGCCGATGCCCTAGCCGCACTCGGGAGCAAACTCCACGATCAGGTCAAAAGGACGATACCCATACATCGGATCGATCGACCGAGCATCGATTCTTCCTCCGACGAAAGCTCTCCCATCGCTCCAATCTTTGCAACAACTCGACGATCCACCACCGATCAAACCGAAACTGAGACACCGGATCAAGCCGACACTGAGATGCCGATCGTGACGATACCCCAGTCGATTGGCGAGCCGAGTTCCTAGATTATCTCCTACGAGAAGAACTGCCAAAAGATAAGTGGGCAGCGAGACGCCTGAAGAGACGCAGCGCCCACTACGTCGTCATCATGAACGACGAACTTCACCGAGTGACCGCGAACAAGGTTCTCTTAAAGTGCATCCAGGGCGATGAAGTACGCCGAGTAATGGCTGAAACTCACGACGGAGCAGGAGGAAACCACTCGGGAGGCCGAGCACTCGCCCTTAAGGTTCGAAGCTTGGGATTCTTTTGGCCGTCTATGAACACTGACTGCGAGGCATACGCTCGtcggtgcgacaaatgccagcgtcacgctccgagcatccacagtcccactgagctgttgcggacatctgctgccccttatccgttcatgaggtggggGATGGACATCATCGGGCCAATGCCGAACTCGCGCCAACGTCGTTTCATCCTGGTCCTCACCGATTACTTCACCAAATGGATTGAAGCCGAAGCGTTCTCTCAGGTAACGGACAAGGAAGTCCGCACCTTCGTCTGGAAGAACATCATTTGCCGTCACGGTTTGCCGTACGAGATCATAACGGACAATGGCTCTCAGTTCATgtccggaaacttcaaagagttctgcaacaagtggaatatccgtctaagcccttcgactcctcgttacccgcaaggaaacggacaggcggaatcttccaacaagattatcatcgatggaatcaagaagcgactcgacctaaagaaaggccattgggccgacgagctggacggcgtcctctggtcgcaccgaacgactccccgcggtgcgaccaaatccacccctttctctcttgcttacgggatggaagcaatggccccCGCCGAAGTTAACGTGACAAGTCTTCGGCGCGCCAAGATGCCGCAGTTCGTCGAGCTTAATCAAGATATGCTCCTCGATGCCCTCGATGAACTCGAGGAAAAACGAGATCAAGCgcttcttcggatccaaaaTTACCAGAACCAGATCGAGAGCTACTATAATAAAGAA
The sequence above is drawn from the Raphanus sativus cultivar WK10039 chromosome 7, ASM80110v3, whole genome shotgun sequence genome and encodes:
- the LOC130498097 gene encoding uncharacterized protein LOC130498097 gives rise to the protein MTIEEVQKTTNEQLAALVAALTAPAGPTNRSQPVCRHLFPPTPAEDRAVDESDPNGPPAVYPTPTTADPTTIREIAELKLSLQQMSSQIHQATSAAPQIDSVIASTSRSPFASELTRVQLRKIEKLRLPEYKPGGDPVEHLTAFNIAMARARLSDEEKDAGYCQLFVETLNEQALTWFSQLSENSIRSFRDLSAFRKDLYSNPTTSLPDAIARSHNFIRMEEDTKAIIRKQNAAKPVAAKSAGARPEPRQHAPADNGGKKGGLLYVVDENNAPVSTMVMHDKKWNVYQRETDSPDASPSTPSAGVVAKSKDAEKATRETDDDDDSADDDQPANRQRIEVIRVQPQGRNEPGSSSDEDDDMRPQTTLWIFGPSSSKSLDPLPRKRQSLLISADRSTRIAPRKLRHKTPPKGSPPTSRTAICETNSTRRSATCGQPLTARKGILPKQVATFAMCSAQSEHKLVPG
- the LOC108832171 gene encoding putative cysteine-rich receptor-like protein kinase 30, with amino-acid sequence MGLLFAWNFGTFRPGDTFDRNRQLILSSLASEVAAKDGFFNVSVGTYPDQVYALGMCIPGAKQEFCSDCIKAASDQLIQSCPNQAAAFYWSGGGETLCMARYSNSPSFRPVDTDSPSYGANVENLSTNLTDFDRFLERLAVRMVTAALSSSGKNVPFSNSRFYAADVAALTSSINVYALMQCTPDVSPSNCKTCLRQSVDYYIDCCRGEQGGYVYWPNCLFRLDMYPYNGAFSPLKLAPQPTSQPAFQPASQPAFQPASQPATQPASQLQSPPPLTNEDGKTIDKGAIIGIVAAMLIINM